One Apodemus sylvaticus chromosome 14, mApoSyl1.1, whole genome shotgun sequence DNA window includes the following coding sequences:
- the LOC127664699 gene encoding serpin B9-like — MNTMSEANGTFAIHLLKTLCQDNPSENVCYSPVSMSSALAMVLLGAKGNTAVQMCQALHLNPDEDIHQGFQLLLHNLNKKNTKHCLRMSNRLFAENTCELLPTFKESCLKFYHSEMEQLSFAEAAEESRKHINTWVSKQTEGKIPDLLSKDSVDSQTRLILVSALYFQGTWYKFFNKYGTKEMPFKINKRETRPVQMMWQKDTFYHAYVKEIQAQVLVMPYEGLELSFMVLLPDEGMDISKVENNLTFEKLTAWIKPECMKCTGIHVYLPKFQLQEQYDMQTLFQHLGMMDVFNGSKADLSGMSTAEKLCLSKFVHKCVVEVNEVGTEAAAASAVKIEPLCASSYTPTFCADHPFLFFIRHNKTNSILFCGRFSSP; from the exons ATGAATACGATGTCTGAAGCAAATGGCACCTTTGCCATCCATCTCTTGAAGACGCTCTGTCAAGACAACCCTTCAGAAAATGTGTGTTATTCTCCTGTGAGCATGTCCTCTGCGCTAGCTATGGTTCTCTTGGGTGCAAAGGGAAACACTGCAGTCCAGATGTGTCAG GCACTTCATTTAAACCCAGATGAAGACATCCATCAGGGCTTCCAGTTGCTTCTTCATAACCTgaacaagaaaaacacaaagcaCTGCCTTAGAATGTCCAACAGGCTCTTTGCAGAGAACACTTGTGAATTACTCCCA ACCTTTAAGGAGTCCTGTCTTAAATTCTATCACTCGGAGATGGAGCAGCTCTCCTTTGCCGAAGCTGCAGAGGAGTCCAGGAAACACATAAACACGTGGGTCTCCAAACAAACTGAAG GTAAAATTCCAGATTTATTGTCAAAAGACTCAGTTGATTCACAGACCAGGCTGATTCTCGTCAGTGCCTTATATTTCCAAGGAACATGGTATAAATTCTTCAACAAATATGGCACCAAGGAAATGCCCTTTAAGATAAACAAG AGGGAAACAAGGCCAGTGCAGATGATGTGGCAGAAAGACACATTTTACCATGCCTATGTGAAGGAAATCCAGGCACAAGTGCTGGTAATGCCCTATGAGGGCCTGGAGCTGAGTTTCATGGTCCTCCTTCCAGATGAGGGTATGGACATCAGCAAG GTGGAAAACAATCTCACTTTTGAGAAGTTAACAGCCTGGATCAAACCAGAGTGTATGAAATGCACTGGAATTCATGTTTATCTTCCAAAATTTCAACTGCAAGAGCAGTATGATATGCAGACCCTGTTTCAACATTTGGGAATGATGGATGTCTTCAATGGGAGCAAGGCTGACTTATCAGGAATGTCTACTGCAGAAAAACTGTGTCTGTCCAAATTTGTTCACAAGTGTGTTGTAGAGGTCAATGAAGTAGGAACAGAGGCTGCAGCTGCCTCTGCTGTAAAAATTGAACCTCTCTGTGCTTCTTCTTATACCCCAACATTTTGTGCAGATcaccccttccttttcttcataaggcacaacaaaaccaacagcatCCTGTTCTGTGGCAGGTTCTCATCTCCATAA